A region of Ovis canadensis isolate MfBH-ARS-UI-01 breed Bighorn chromosome 19, ARS-UI_OviCan_v2, whole genome shotgun sequence DNA encodes the following proteins:
- the RASSF1 gene encoding ras association domain-containing protein 1 isoform X3, protein MSLNKDGSYTGFIKVQLKLVRPVSVPSSKKPPSLQDARRGPGRGTAVKRRTSFYLPKDAVKHLHVLSRTRAREVIEALLRKFLVVDDPRKFALFERAERHGQVYLRKLSDDEQPLRLRLLAGPSEKALSFVLKENDSGEVNWDAFSMPELHNFLRILQREEEEHLRQILQKYSYCRQKIQEALHACPLG, encoded by the exons ATGAGCCTG AACAAGGATGGCTCCTACACAGGCTTCATCAAGGTTCAGCTGAAGCTGGTGCGCCCTGTCTCGGTTCCCTCCAGCAAGAAGCCACCCTCCCTGCAGGATGCCCGGCGAGGCCCAGGGCGGGGCACAGCTGTGAAACGCCGCACCTCCTTCTACCTGCCCAAGGATGCTGTCAAGCACCTGCACGTGTTGTCACGCACACGGGCACGTGAGGTCATCGAGGCCCTGTTGCGCAAATTCCTGGTGGTGGATGACCCTCGAAAGTTTGCACTCTTTGAGCGGGCTGAGCGCCATGGCCAAG TGTACCTCCGGAAGCTGTCCGATGATGAGCAGCCCCTACGCCTCCGGCTCCTTGCAGGGCCCAGTGAGAAGGCCCTAAGCTTTGTGCTGAAGGAGAATGACTCTGGGGAGGTGAAT TGGGACGCTTTCAGCATGCCTGAGCTACACAACTTTCTGCGCATCCTGCAGCGGGAGGAAGAGGAACACCTCCGCCAGATCCTGCAGAAGTACTCCTATTGTCGCCAGAAGATCCAAGAAGCCCTGCATGCCTGCCCCCTGGGGTGA
- the TUSC2 gene encoding tumor suppressor candidate 2, translating to MGASGSKARGLWPFTSAAGGGGPEAAVAEQALVRPRGRVVPPFVFTRRGSMFYDEDGDLAHEFYEETIVTKNGQKRAKLRRVHKNLIPQGTVKLDPPRIHVDFPVILYEV from the exons ATGGGCGCCAGCGGCTCCAAAGCTCGGGGCCTGTGGCCCTTCACCTCGGCAGCGGGGGGCGGCGGCCCAGAGGCGGCGGTCGCTGAGCAAGCTTTGGTGCGACCGCGAGGCCGAGTCGTGCCCCCCTTCGTATTCACGCGCCGCGG CTCCATGTTCTATGACGAGGATGGGGATCTGGCTCACGAATTCTATGAGGAGACAATCGTCACCAAGAACGGGCAGAAGCGGGCCAAGCTGAGGCGGGTGCATAAGAACCTGATTCCTCAG GGCACCGTGAAGCTGGATCCCCCCCGCATCCACGTGGATTTCCCTGTGATCCTCTATGAGGTGTGA